A region from the Campylobacter blaseri genome encodes:
- a CDS encoding undecaprenyl-diphosphate phosphatase, producing the protein MGILDAIILGVVEGLTEFLPISSTGHMILASELLGLEQTSFVKCFEVVIQLGSILAVVFMFFNRLKQDINLWIKLIIGFLPTAFIGLMLYSHIKSLFSSNTVAYMLILWGVIFIIVELYRKKNRPKNEIVNLNDISYKQAFIIGLSQCFAMIPGTSRSGATIITSLLCGLNRTTAAQFSFLLAIPTMFAATLYDSYKNIEIFKENLNHIFIFLIGGFVAFVVALFAIKIFLNFVSKFDYIPFGIYRIIVGFVFLIWIL; encoded by the coding sequence TTGGGAATACTAGATGCTATAATTCTTGGCGTGGTCGAGGGCTTAACAGAGTTCTTACCGATTAGCTCAACAGGTCATATGATTCTAGCTTCAGAACTTTTAGGACTAGAGCAAACTAGCTTTGTAAAGTGTTTTGAAGTCGTCATCCAGCTTGGCTCCATTTTAGCTGTTGTTTTTATGTTTTTTAATAGGTTAAAACAAGATATAAATTTATGGATAAAGCTTATTATTGGCTTTTTGCCAACTGCTTTTATAGGTCTTATGCTATATAGTCATATAAAATCTCTATTTAGTTCAAATACAGTTGCTTATATGCTGATACTATGGGGAGTTATCTTTATAATAGTTGAGTTATATAGAAAGAAAAACAGACCAAAGAATGAAATAGTAAATTTAAATGACATAAGTTATAAACAAGCATTTATAATTGGATTATCACAATGTTTTGCTATGATTCCAGGAACTTCTAGAAGTGGCGCTACTATTATAACCTCACTTTTATGCGGACTAAATAGAACAACAGCCGCTCAGTTTAGCTTTTTGCTTGCAATTCCAACTATGTTTGCTGCAACTCTTTATGATAGCTATAAAAATATAGAAATTTTTAAAGAAAATTTAAATCATATATTTATATTTTTAATAGGCGGTTTCGTTGCTTTTGTAGTTGCGTTATTTGCTATAAAGATATTTTTAAACTTTGTTAGTAAATTTGATTATATTCCTTTTGGTATATATAGAATTATAGTTGGCTTTGTGTTTTTAATCTG
- the thiE gene encoding thiamine phosphate synthase, producing the protein MQKNQLYVLTDDQYTPENKIFFQVKEILDCGIKLIQFRSKNKDYQENTIKSLISLCEDYDAKLLINDDVDLAKKLNAHGVHIGKDDKDITGAKKTLGNNKIIGVSCYGDMRLALNAQKNGANYVAFGAIFPTDTKKDATICDISSIDFSKLTIPTCIIGGINSQNLKDVLKYNADYIAIVSATYKPKSITENLTNLINIIKG; encoded by the coding sequence ATGCAAAAAAATCAATTATATGTTTTAACTGACGATCAATATACACCAGAAAATAAAATATTTTTTCAAGTAAAAGAGATACTTGATTGTGGTATTAAACTTATTCAGTTTAGAAGTAAAAATAAAGATTATCAAGAAAATACTATAAAATCACTAATATCTCTATGTGAAGATTATGACGCTAAACTTCTTATAAATGATGATGTAGATTTAGCAAAAAAACTAAATGCTCACGGTGTTCATATTGGCAAGGATGACAAAGATATTACTGGTGCAAAAAAAACTTTAGGAAATAATAAAATAATTGGAGTAAGTTGTTATGGAGATATGCGCTTGGCTCTTAATGCGCAAAAAAATGGTGCTAACTATGTAGCTTTTGGTGCTATTTTCCCAACTGATACAAAAAAAGATGCAACTATTTGTGATATTTCGTCAATAGATTTTTCGAAACTAACAATCCCAACTTGTATAATAGGCGGAATAAATTCACAAAATTTAAAAGATGTATTAAAATATAATGCTGATTATATAGCTATTGTAAGTGCTACTTATAAGCCAAAATCCATTACAGAAAATTTAACAAATTTAATAAATATAATTAAAGGATAA
- a CDS encoding basic amino acid ABC transporter substrate-binding protein translates to MKKIIKYCLVTLVFLGISSLSAETIKVGTNANYPPFEYIDENSHIAGFDIDLVDELSKKVGFKYEIVNMGFDGLIPALKSGKIDIIAAGMSATPARKKAVDFSDSYYVTENLFIKQKSNSDINSKDDLRDKSIGVQLGTVQEQAARKLNKVNVFAVEDIFAAIMALKNGKIDAVLVDSSVGYGYLRKNDDIVEFHKEPDGSEGFSLAFDKNKHTELISKINLVIEELRNDGTYDSLLDKYELKK, encoded by the coding sequence ATGAAAAAGATTATAAAATACTGTTTAGTTACTCTAGTTTTTCTAGGTATCTCTAGCTTAAGTGCTGAAACTATAAAAGTTGGAACAAATGCAAATTATCCGCCGTTTGAGTATATAGATGAAAACTCTCATATTGCTGGTTTTGATATAGATCTTGTAGATGAACTAAGTAAAAAAGTAGGTTTTAAATACGAAATTGTAAATATGGGTTTTGATGGCCTTATTCCAGCTTTAAAGAGTGGCAAAATTGACATAATAGCCGCTGGAATGAGTGCAACTCCAGCTAGAAAGAAAGCTGTTGATTTTTCAGACTCTTACTATGTAACTGAAAATCTATTTATAAAACAAAAAAGCAACTCTGATATTAACTCAAAAGATGATTTAAGAGATAAAAGTATTGGTGTTCAGCTTGGAACAGTTCAAGAGCAAGCTGCAAGAAAACTAAATAAAGTCAATGTTTTTGCAGTAGAAGATATATTTGCAGCTATTATGGCCCTAAAAAATGGTAAAATTGATGCTGTTTTAGTTGATTCTTCAGTTGGCTATGGCTATTTAAGAAAAAATGATGATATAGTTGAGTTCCATAAAGAACCAGATGGAAGCGAGGGTTTTTCTCTAGCATTTGATAAAAACAAACATACAGAGCTTATATCAAAAATTAATTTAGTTATAGAAGAGTTAAGAAATGATGGCACTTACGATAGTCTATTGGACAAATACGAACTAAAAAAATAA
- a CDS encoding transporter substrate-binding domain-containing protein yields the protein MKKIFNCLIVLFAIIFLNADEIDMVEPGSLTLKVGTNANYQPFEYVNMGMEIVGFDIDLMKEISKRADFKFKLLEMSFDDLFAALQEGKIDLAISAIGISEERLTTLDFSKPYFNTETLYLKKKIDNRIKSKNDLIGKNVGVQEGTLQENIAKKIDGIVLHSFATDTSLMNGLRTGSLDSIILDSAVGLRILNKYLDLSEFLRESDGTGGFGIAFKKGNYVELLSKINFAIDSIIEDGTYEKLLVKYKLK from the coding sequence ATGAAAAAAATTTTCAATTGTTTAATAGTATTATTTGCAATTATATTTTTAAATGCCGATGAGATAGATATGGTAGAACCTGGTAGCTTAACCTTAAAGGTTGGCACAAATGCAAATTACCAACCTTTTGAATATGTAAATATGGGTATGGAGATTGTTGGCTTTGATATCGATCTTATGAAAGAGATAAGCAAAAGAGCTGACTTTAAGTTCAAACTTCTGGAAATGAGTTTTGATGACCTATTTGCGGCACTACAAGAAGGAAAAATAGATCTAGCAATATCAGCTATTGGGATATCAGAAGAAAGACTAACAACCTTGGATTTTTCTAAGCCATATTTTAATACTGAAACACTATATCTAAAAAAGAAAATTGATAATAGAATAAAATCAAAAAATGATTTAATAGGTAAAAATGTAGGTGTCCAAGAAGGAACTTTACAAGAAAATATAGCTAAAAAAATAGATGGCATTGTCTTGCACTCATTTGCAACCGACACTTCTTTAATGAATGGCTTAAGAACTGGCTCACTTGATAGTATAATTTTAGATAGTGCTGTTGGTCTTAGAATTTTAAATAAATACCTTGATTTAAGTGAATTTTTAAGAGAATCTGACGGAACTGGAGGTTTTGGAATTGCTTTTAAAAAGGGTAATTATGTTGAGTTATTATCAAAGATTAACTTTGCTATAGATAGCATTATTGAAGATGGAACTTATGAAAAATTACTAGTTAAATATAAATTAAAATAG
- a CDS encoding amino acid ABC transporter ATP-binding protein, which produces MIDVKNLSKNFGELQVLNDISVTINKGDIVAIIGPSGGGKSTFLRCINRLEEASSGEILINNKNILDKDSNINKLRQKVSMVFQHFNLFANKNVLENLTLAPVKSKIYTEEEAKEKAFELLEKVGLKDKAYAYPHKLSGGQKQRVAIARSLAMNPDVILFDEPTSALDPEMVGEVLSIMKQIAKEGITMLAVTHEMGFAKNVANRVFFIDSGKIAVDGTPDEFFNNPKDKRLKEFLNKILYY; this is translated from the coding sequence ATGATTGATGTAAAAAATTTATCTAAAAATTTTGGAGAACTACAGGTTTTAAACGATATTTCAGTTACTATTAACAAAGGCGATATTGTAGCCATAATAGGTCCTAGTGGCGGGGGTAAAAGTACCTTTTTAAGATGCATAAATAGACTTGAAGAAGCAAGTAGCGGTGAAATTTTAATAAATAATAAAAATATATTAGATAAAGATTCAAACATAAACAAACTTCGCCAAAAAGTAAGTATGGTTTTTCAACATTTTAATCTTTTTGCAAATAAAAATGTATTAGAAAACTTGACATTGGCACCAGTTAAATCTAAAATTTATACTGAAGAAGAGGCAAAAGAAAAGGCTTTTGAACTTCTTGAAAAAGTTGGATTAAAAGATAAAGCATATGCATACCCTCACAAGCTTAGCGGTGGTCAAAAGCAGCGTGTTGCCATAGCAAGGAGCTTGGCTATGAATCCTGATGTTATACTTTTTGATGAACCTACCTCTGCATTAGATCCTGAAATGGTAGGAGAGGTTTTAAGCATTATGAAGCAAATAGCCAAAGAAGGCATAACTATGCTTGCAGTAACTCATGAAATGGGTTTTGCAAAAAATGTTGCAAACAGAGTGTTTTTTATAGATAGTGGAAAAATTGCTGTTGATGGAACTCCTGATGAGTTTTTTAACAACCCAAAAGATAAAAGATTAAAAGAATTTTTAAATAAAATTCTTTATTATTAA
- a CDS encoding amino acid ABC transporter permease has product MKEKYLKFIFFIVATAIAIYFTYPEDLTNSQKMSYFTSYLTTLELTLGGITIGIILGSILAFVRFLEIKPINFIIDEYIDIIRGTPLLIQLMIFAFIIFATFSNNLLAGIVALGLNSSAYVAEIVRSGINSVDKGQMEAARAMGLGYYDSMKSIILPQAVKNILPALANEFISLFKETSVVGMVAIFDLTMFSKSLQSTLFTTQPILFAAVIYYVSVKLFSYLAKRLEARLNKND; this is encoded by the coding sequence TTGAAAGAAAAATACTTAAAATTTATATTTTTTATTGTAGCTACTGCAATTGCTATATATTTTACATATCCTGAAGACTTGACAAATTCTCAAAAAATGTCATATTTTACAAGCTATTTAACGACTCTTGAGCTTACTCTTGGCGGTATTACTATAGGAATTATACTTGGCTCTATATTGGCCTTTGTAAGATTTTTAGAGATAAAACCTATTAATTTTATCATAGATGAATACATAGATATTATTCGTGGTACTCCGCTTCTTATACAGTTAATGATATTTGCATTTATAATCTTTGCAACATTTTCAAATAATTTATTAGCAGGTATTGTTGCACTTGGATTAAATAGCTCTGCTTATGTAGCTGAAATCGTTCGTTCAGGGATAAATAGTGTTGATAAAGGTCAGATGGAAGCAGCAAGAGCTATGGGACTTGGGTATTATGATTCTATGAAAAGTATTATTTTACCACAAGCTGTTAAAAACATACTTCCAGCACTAGCAAATGAGTTTATAAGCCTATTTAAAGAAACCTCTGTTGTTGGAATGGTTGCAATATTTGACTTAACAATGTTTTCAAAAAGCCTTCAATCAACTCTTTTTACAACTCAGCCAATACTATTTGCAGCTGTAATATACTATGTTAGCGTTAAGCTTTTCTCATACTTAGCAAAAAGACTTGAAGCGAGGTTAAATAAAAATGATTGA
- the putP gene encoding sodium/proline symporter PutP has protein sequence MDITTYSAIGLYFLMLIWIGKISYNKNANINEYLLDNRSLGPVVTALSAGASDMSGWMLLGLPGAIYATGLSNIWIAIGLTIGAWCNYKFLAKRLRIYTEVASDSVTIPDFLENRFKDKTKVLRIMSGLIILIFYTLYVSSGIIAGGKTFHSFFGLSFEVGAIFTLLIVAFYTFFGGFKAVCITDALQGTLMFAVLIIIPLAAYFALNIPSDSSFLKEITRYSLSAKENHLSLFYGQSFLGILGLLSWGFGYFGQPHIIVRFMAIRSSKELGSARRVGIGWMVLGLLGAICSGLIGFVYFNQNGIILNDSETVFLELGKVLFHPFIVGVIISAVLAAIMSTISSQLLVSASSVTKDFIFAFYKKDVSEKTQTLVGRVAVIFVSIIATILAFSSTDTVLGVVGNAWAGFGASFGAVLLFSLYSKNMTALGALFGMIVGGGTVIFWISFGLSSFVYELLPGFLMSALTIIIVNKYSYLLGKMSDEPKEAIISSEFEKMEQQNRN, from the coding sequence ATGGATATAACAACTTACTCAGCAATAGGATTGTATTTTTTGATGTTAATTTGGATAGGAAAAATATCTTATAACAAAAATGCTAATATAAATGAATACCTGCTTGATAACAGAAGCTTAGGGCCTGTTGTAACAGCACTTAGTGCAGGGGCTAGTGATATGAGTGGTTGGATGCTTCTTGGACTTCCGGGAGCTATATACGCTACTGGGCTTTCAAATATATGGATAGCTATTGGTCTTACAATTGGAGCTTGGTGTAATTATAAATTTTTAGCAAAAAGACTTAGAATTTATACAGAAGTTGCAAGTGATAGTGTTACAATTCCTGATTTTCTAGAAAATCGCTTCAAAGATAAAACCAAAGTTTTAAGAATAATGTCAGGACTTATAATCTTAATATTTTATACATTATATGTAAGTAGTGGGATTATTGCTGGTGGAAAAACATTTCATAGTTTTTTTGGACTATCTTTTGAAGTTGGAGCGATTTTTACTCTATTAATAGTTGCTTTTTACACTTTTTTTGGAGGTTTTAAGGCTGTTTGTATAACTGATGCTCTTCAAGGAACTTTAATGTTTGCAGTTCTTATAATAATACCTCTAGCTGCATATTTTGCATTAAATATTCCTAGTGATTCTAGTTTTTTAAAAGAGATAACAAGATATAGTTTAAGTGCAAAAGAAAATCACTTAAGTCTTTTTTATGGACAGAGTTTTTTAGGAATTTTGGGGCTTCTTTCCTGGGGGTTTGGTTATTTTGGACAACCTCATATCATAGTAAGATTTATGGCTATTAGATCATCAAAGGAGCTTGGAAGTGCAAGAAGAGTTGGGATTGGCTGGATGGTTTTAGGGCTTTTGGGCGCAATTTGTAGTGGTCTTATAGGTTTTGTTTACTTTAATCAAAATGGCATCATATTAAATGATAGTGAAACGGTGTTTTTAGAGTTAGGTAAAGTTTTATTTCACCCTTTTATAGTTGGCGTTATTATTTCAGCAGTATTGGCTGCTATTATGAGCACTATTTCATCACAACTTTTAGTTAGCGCAAGTTCTGTTACAAAGGATTTTATATTTGCATTTTACAAAAAAGATGTAAGCGAAAAAACTCAAACTTTAGTTGGTAGAGTAGCTGTTATATTTGTGTCAATAATAGCTACTATTTTAGCTTTTAGTTCAACAGATACAGTTCTTGGTGTTGTAGGAAATGCATGGGCTGGTTTTGGAGCTAGTTTTGGAGCTGTTTTGCTTTTTAGTTTGTATTCTAAAAATATGACAGCACTTGGAGCACTTTTTGGGATGATTGTTGGTGGTGGAACTGTAATATTTTGGATAAGTTTTGGTTTATCAAGTTTTGTTTATGAGTTACTTCCAGGCTTTTTAATGTCAGCTTTAACTATTATAATTGTAAATAAATATAGTTATTTACTGGGCAAGATGTCAGATGAGCCAAAAGAGGCAATTATCTCAAGTGAATTTGAAAAAATGGAACAACAAAACAGAAATTAA
- the napA gene encoding periplasmic nitrate reductase subunit alpha encodes MDRRDFIKSAAATAACTSIGAVVPSSLAANAKKAEKDWRWDKSVCRFCGTGCGIMVATKDGKIVAVKGDPEAPVNRGLNCIKGYFNAKIMYGEDRLTTPLLRVNEKGEFDKKGKFVPISWKQAFDVMEEQFKKAYNELGPTGIGVFGSGQYTIQEGYTAVKLIKAGFRSNNIDPNARHCMASAVVGFMQTFGIDEPSGCFDDIELTDTIITWGANMAEMHPILWSRVSDRKLSDPENVKIVNLTTFSSRTSNLADIEIIFKPSTDLAIWNYIAREIVYNHPEAIDEEFVKKHCVFTTGYADIGYGMRENINHPKFKKSELDTVAKQKSKKVSEAEGVTLSYLGLKAKDNMEMKNSNKAGAHWEIGFDEFKKALEPYTLEFVANLAKGDKDEDIEEFKAKLKTLADLYIEKQRKVVSFWTMGFNQHTRGTWVNEQSYMVHFLLGKQAKPGSGAFSLTGQPSACGTAREVGTFSHRLPADMVVANPKHREITEKIWNLPKGTLNPKPGSHFTKIMRDLEDGKIKFAWVQVNNPWQNTANANHWIKAAREMDNFIVVSEVYPGISAKVADLILPTAMIYEKWGAYGNAERRTQHWRQQVLPVGEAMSDTWQMFEFAKRFKLKDVWGAKKIDDKLTLPSVLEDAKAMGYKEDDTLFDVLYANKEALKFSAKDKIMEDFYNSEVFGDEREVKGSDGEVFKGYNFFVQKYLWEEYRKFGIGHGHDLADFNTYHRVRGLRWPVVDGKETQWRFNTKFDPYAKKADSKSDFAFYGNAGKKLSKGDLLDIKGDEKVDINNKGKIFFRPYMDPPEMPSKEYPFWLCTGRVLEHWHSGTMTMRVPELYRAVPEAFCYMSEKDAEELKLIHGDSVWVESRRGKVKAKIDTRGRNKPPRGLVYVPWFDENVFINKVCLDATCPLSKQTDFKKCAVKIYKA; translated from the coding sequence ATGGATAGACGAGATTTTATTAAAAGTGCAGCAGCTACAGCAGCCTGTACAAGTATAGGAGCAGTAGTTCCCTCAAGTCTAGCAGCAAATGCTAAAAAGGCTGAGAAGGATTGGCGTTGGGACAAATCTGTTTGCAGATTTTGTGGAACGGGCTGTGGGATTATGGTTGCCACAAAAGACGGCAAGATTGTAGCTGTAAAAGGGGATCCAGAAGCTCCTGTTAACCGTGGATTAAACTGTATTAAAGGTTATTTTAATGCAAAAATTATGTATGGTGAAGATAGGCTTACAACTCCACTTCTAAGAGTTAATGAAAAGGGCGAATTTGATAAAAAAGGTAAATTTGTTCCTATTTCATGGAAACAAGCTTTTGATGTTATGGAAGAACAGTTTAAAAAAGCCTATAATGAGCTAGGTCCAACAGGTATTGGTGTTTTTGGTAGTGGTCAATACACTATCCAAGAAGGGTATACAGCTGTTAAGCTTATAAAAGCTGGCTTTAGAAGTAATAACATAGATCCAAATGCAAGACATTGTATGGCAAGTGCGGTTGTGGGATTTATGCAAACTTTTGGTATAGATGAGCCAAGTGGCTGTTTTGATGATATTGAGCTTACTGATACAATCATCACATGGGGCGCTAATATGGCTGAAATGCATCCAATTTTATGGAGCAGGGTAAGTGATAGAAAATTAAGCGATCCAGAAAATGTTAAAATTGTAAACCTTACTACATTTTCAAGCAGAACATCAAATTTAGCTGATATTGAAATTATTTTTAAACCTTCAACAGACCTTGCTATTTGGAACTACATAGCAAGAGAGATTGTATATAACCACCCAGAAGCCATTGATGAAGAATTTGTTAAAAAACATTGTGTTTTTACAACAGGATATGCTGACATTGGTTATGGAATGAGAGAAAATATTAATCATCCAAAATTTAAAAAATCAGAGCTTGATACAGTAGCAAAGCAAAAAAGTAAAAAAGTTAGTGAAGCAGAAGGCGTTACTTTATCATATCTAGGCTTAAAAGCTAAAGATAATATGGAGATGAAAAATAGCAATAAAGCTGGAGCGCACTGGGAAATAGGCTTTGATGAGTTTAAAAAAGCTTTAGAGCCATATACACTTGAATTTGTTGCAAATTTAGCAAAAGGCGACAAAGACGAGGATATTGAAGAGTTTAAAGCTAAGCTTAAAACACTAGCTGATTTATATATAGAAAAGCAAAGAAAAGTTGTAAGTTTTTGGACTATGGGCTTTAATCAACACACTCGTGGAACATGGGTTAATGAGCAAAGCTATATGGTGCATTTTTTACTAGGAAAACAAGCAAAACCAGGTAGTGGAGCATTTTCACTTACGGGACAACCAAGTGCTTGTGGAACAGCAAGAGAGGTTGGAACATTCTCACACAGGCTTCCTGCTGATATGGTAGTTGCAAATCCAAAACATAGAGAAATTACTGAAAAAATTTGGAATTTACCAAAAGGGACATTAAACCCAAAACCAGGCTCTCACTTTACAAAGATTATGAGAGATTTAGAAGATGGAAAGATTAAATTTGCATGGGTTCAAGTAAATAATCCATGGCAAAACACTGCAAATGCAAACCACTGGATAAAAGCAGCAAGGGAAATGGATAACTTTATAGTAGTAAGTGAGGTTTATCCAGGAATTTCAGCTAAGGTTGCTGATCTTATTTTACCAACTGCTATGATCTATGAAAAATGGGGAGCTTATGGTAATGCTGAAAGAAGAACACAACATTGGAGACAACAAGTTCTACCAGTAGGTGAAGCTATGAGTGATACATGGCAAATGTTTGAGTTTGCAAAAAGATTTAAACTTAAAGATGTTTGGGGTGCTAAAAAAATAGATGATAAGCTAACATTGCCTAGCGTTTTAGAAGATGCAAAAGCTATGGGTTATAAAGAAGATGATACTTTATTTGATGTTTTATATGCAAATAAAGAGGCTTTGAAATTTAGCGCTAAAGATAAAATAATGGAAGACTTTTATAACTCTGAAGTATTTGGAGATGAAAGAGAAGTTAAAGGAAGTGATGGAGAGGTGTTTAAAGGTTATAACTTCTTTGTTCAAAAATACCTTTGGGAAGAGTATAGAAAATTTGGTATAGGGCATGGCCATGATTTAGCTGATTTTAACACTTATCATAGAGTAAGAGGACTTAGATGGCCTGTTGTCGATGGTAAAGAGACACAATGGAGATTTAATACTAAATTTGATCCTTATGCTAAAAAAGCTGATAGTAAAAGTGATTTTGCATTCTATGGAAATGCAGGCAAAAAGCTAAGCAAAGGTGACTTGCTAGATATAAAAGGCGATGAGAAAGTTGATATCAACAACAAAGGCAAAATTTTCTTTAGACCATATATGGATCCACCAGAAATGCCAAGTAAAGAGTATCCATTCTGGTTATGTACAGGACGTGTTTTAGAGCACTGGCATAGTGGAACAATGACTATGAGAGTTCCTGAACTTTATAGAGCTGTTCCTGAAGCATTTTGCTATATGAGTGAAAAGGACGCAGAAGAGTTAAAACTAATCCATGGTGATAGCGTATGGGTAGAATCACGCCGTGGAAAAGTAAAAGCAAAAATAGATACAAGAGGTAGAAACAAACCGCCACGTGGACTTGTTTATGTTCCTTGGTTTGATGAAAATGTATTTATTAACAAAGTTTGCTTGGATGCTACTTGCCCGCTATCAAAACAGACAGATTTTAAAAAATGTGCAGTAAAGATATATAAGGCATAA
- the napG gene encoding ferredoxin-type protein NapG yields MSRREILKKGIKGASLALAGGFIWSIATKSESKILLRPPGALKEEIFNAKCIKCGLCVEACPYNTLKLASFKDDIAIGTPYFTPREIPCYMCEDIPCTAICPTGALDVDLVSTDEKLDIKKMQVGVAVLDMQNCVAYWGIQCDACYRACPLIDEAIYLEYRRNDRTAKHAFLLPIVDPNFCTGCGKCERACITEKAAIFVLPRKIALGSVGDNYIKGWEKGADKRLENVDTSLKFKKSKAVDYLNDGEF; encoded by the coding sequence ATCTCAAGGCGTGAAATTTTAAAAAAGGGTATAAAAGGTGCAAGCTTAGCACTTGCTGGTGGTTTTATATGGAGTATTGCTACAAAAAGTGAGAGCAAAATTCTTTTAAGACCGCCAGGAGCTTTAAAAGAGGAAATATTTAATGCAAAATGTATTAAATGTGGCCTTTGTGTTGAAGCTTGCCCTTATAATACCTTAAAGCTTGCTAGCTTTAAAGATGATATTGCAATTGGCACACCATATTTTACGCCACGAGAAATTCCATGTTATATGTGTGAGGATATACCTTGTACTGCGATTTGCCCAACTGGTGCATTAGATGTAGATTTAGTTAGCACAGATGAAAAACTAGATATTAAAAAAATGCAAGTTGGTGTTGCTGTTCTTGATATGCAAAATTGTGTTGCATACTGGGGCATACAATGCGATGCCTGTTATAGAGCATGTCCATTAATAGATGAAGCCATTTATCTTGAATACAGAAGAAATGATAGAACAGCAAAACATGCATTTTTACTTCCTATAGTAGATCCAAATTTTTGCACAGGATGTGGAAAATGTGAAAGAGCTTGTATAACAGAAAAAGCAGCTATTTTTGTATTACCTAGGAAGATTGCTTTGGGCAGTGTTGGGGATAACTATATAAAAGGCTGGGAAAAAGGTGCGGATAAGAGATTAGAAAATGTTGATACATCTTTGAAATTTAAAAAGAGTAAAGCTGTAGATTATCTAAATGATGGAGAGTTTTAA
- the napH gene encoding quinol dehydrogenase ferredoxin subunit NapH, translated as MKINIVRRFIQILILILFILGNLKILNILEGNLSSSILFGGLGLSDPYAVLQIYLATFSVSATAISGALLVLFFYSIIASRAFCSWVCPVNLITDFAYFFRKKFNYAKDTRVIRLPKNFRYYFLGLSLILSFVLSTPAFEQISFVGVIQRGIIFGNVMAIGVAFFIFAFDAFILERGICSNICPLGAFYSLAGKFAFVRVEHTVENCTRCMDCKKVCPEKQVLNIVGKKNAFIKSECISCGRCIDICKHDALNFSIRHNKEN; from the coding sequence ATGAAGATAAATATAGTTAGAAGATTTATTCAAATTTTAATATTAATTCTTTTTATTTTGGGAAATCTTAAAATTTTAAATATCTTAGAAGGTAATCTAAGTAGCTCTATTTTATTTGGTGGCTTAGGTCTTAGCGACCCATATGCAGTTCTTCAAATATATTTAGCTACTTTTAGCGTATCAGCTACTGCTATAAGTGGGGCTTTGCTTGTATTGTTTTTCTATTCTATAATCGCATCAAGGGCTTTTTGCTCATGGGTATGTCCTGTAAATTTGATAACAGATTTTGCATATTTTTTTAGAAAAAAGTTTAATTATGCAAAAGATACAAGGGTTATTAGGTTGCCAAAAAACTTTAGATACTACTTTTTAGGACTTAGCTTAATCTTAAGTTTTGTTTTATCAACTCCTGCTTTTGAGCAAATAAGCTTTGTTGGAGTGATACAAAGAGGTATAATTTTTGGCAATGTAATGGCAATAGGCGTAGCATTTTTTATATTTGCTTTTGATGCATTTATACTTGAAAGGGGAATATGTTCAAATATATGTCCTTTAGGGGCTTTTTATTCTCTAGCTGGGAAATTCGCATTTGTGCGAGTTGAACATACAGTTGAAAACTGTACTAGATGTATGGATTGTAAAAAAGTTTGTCCTGAAAAACAAGTTTTAAACATAGTGGGTAAAAAAAATGCTTTTATAAAAAGTGAGTGCATAAGCTGTGGTAGATGTATAGATATATGCAAACACGATGCTTTAAATTTTAGCATTAGACATAATAAGGAGAATTAA